The Ananas comosus cultivar F153 unplaced genomic scaffold, ASM154086v1, whole genome shotgun sequence genomic interval CTCCGGTCGGCAgcggtggtggtggcggtggcggtggcagcAGCGCAGGTCTACGGAGAAGCCCCGACGGGTTCGCGTTCCGGTCGGCATTCTTCTCCCCCTCGGTGCATCTGCTGCTGGCGGAAGCGCTTCCCAGAAAAGCacccgctgccgccgccgccgccgccgccgggccGAGATTCTCCATGAGAGTCGCCTCCAAGCAGGCCTATATTTGCCGCGATTGTgggtaatttatttttactttgtcattctGTAGTtcgaaaagttttatttttactaaatcaTGTGATAGTAGATAGAGTGctttattctatatatttattactATAAGGCGGTAAAATACAACATTTTACTACGCTAGAGTTAGGGATGCAATTTGGGACGTGTTGATAGAGCTCCTGCCTCGATCTGTACCAAATGGAGGGCTAATGAgtaccaataataataataataataataataataattcattttGAATTTGTTACGATCTGTGAAGAAAATGGGCTCGATCTGTCCCATTTGTCAAAAATTTGCTCCCGTCCCAACCTGCCCAAATGGAGCAATAATTAGaggataaaaaataagataaaaattatgaattattttgaattaactactcaaatttttaaaattttgattgtactaTCTAACTTTGATTTGTGTCGGTCAAtcatattttgacttcaaaattaaagttaatcACTTGCTTTAACGGATTTATAATTGtgagaattgcatgaagtaCACTAGTAACTAAATATGTAAAAGTAAAAcaacatattcaaattttgaggtcaaagtatcgttgactgagtaaattcaaacaaaattgaaaagttggatggtaaaattaaaattttaaaagattggatagtcgaatcaaaatggttcatagttcagataacttatgtacatttttacctgaAAATTAATCTGCCCTGGATTTGTCTTCGCCAGCTAAGACAACGGGGTGGGAAATGGGATCTCTACCTACTCTCAGATCCGTTCCATTTGCATCTCTAGCTGGAATATATAGTTTTTAGTGGTTCGTAAATTATAACAATTTTAAACTTACAATTTTTCTGCTCTTATCAGCAatgacaaaatttaaatattattaaccatTTTCATTAGTTTTCTCAATTCCTCAAAGTTTGTAGATATATTTGATTGAGCCCCATGAAGAGTTTCAAATTCATTTCTGAGTAACACTCTCTTTTCAAGTTTAGCAATAAAATTTACCCTGAAGAGGTTGGACATTTTAaaaacatttaattaaattgcgATTTTGTGTACTTTCCAACTAATTAAGCGGTGACTCAAAATATgccaatttttattatttaaaaaaaaaataaaaattatcgtGTCATTGGCACGAGAGATGTGTGGTGCACACTCTGTACCAATATCGGCACAGCCCTTTGTGTCAGTAATAAATATCAGCATAACATTTTCAAtcaaaactttataattttgtaatatGTTACTATTAATATATCTACTGTATATAAAAAAGGCTCAAATGATATGTCCTCCATAGTTTGGTAATAAACTTGGTTGGGAACTGCATTTGAATGCACTAATATTGCATTTGTTTTTGTGTATCTTGCAGCTATATTTACAATGACAAGACTCCCTTTGAGAAGGTTCCTGATAATTATTTCTGTCCTGGTAAGCTTCCTCACtagtacttttttatttttta includes:
- the LOC109705242 gene encoding uncharacterized protein LOC109705242 translates to MALQAQAGLRRSNIPASLSPPVGSGGGGGGGGSSAGLRRSPDGFAFRSAFFSPSVHLLLAEALPRKAPAAAAAAAAGPRFSMRVASKQAYICRDCGYIYNDKTPFEKVPDNYFCP